In one window of Holophagales bacterium DNA:
- a CDS encoding zinc-dependent alcohol dehydrogenase family protein has translation MKAMLLDAPGRPLRAAVVPDPTPGHGQLLLRVSACAVCRTDLHVLDGELAKPKLPLVLGHEIVGVVEACGAGASRFAPGERVGVPWLGSTCGRCRFCESGAENLCDGARFTGYHLDGGFAERTVADERFCFPIPAAFSDVDAAPLLCAGLIGYRTLRMAGDPRTVGIWGFGAAAHLVAQVARFEGRTVFAFTRPGDTASQEFARSLGAAWAGSSDDPPPVPLDAALVFAPVGALVPAALRSVRKGGVVVCGGIHMSDIPAFPYALLWGERVVRSVANLTRRDGEEFLALAARAGVRSRVRPYPLADANEALADLRAGRLEGAAVLVP, from the coding sequence ATGAAGGCGATGCTTCTCGACGCGCCCGGCCGGCCGCTCCGTGCGGCGGTCGTCCCCGACCCCACGCCAGGGCACGGGCAGCTCCTCCTCCGCGTCTCGGCCTGCGCCGTCTGCCGGACGGATCTCCACGTCCTCGACGGCGAGCTCGCGAAGCCGAAGCTCCCGCTCGTCCTCGGGCACGAGATCGTCGGCGTCGTGGAGGCGTGCGGCGCGGGGGCTTCGCGCTTCGCTCCGGGCGAGAGGGTCGGCGTTCCGTGGCTCGGGTCGACGTGCGGCCGCTGCCGGTTCTGCGAGAGCGGAGCCGAGAACCTCTGCGACGGGGCCCGTTTCACGGGGTACCACCTCGACGGCGGGTTCGCGGAGAGGACGGTCGCCGACGAGCGGTTCTGCTTCCCGATCCCCGCCGCGTTCTCCGACGTCGATGCGGCGCCGCTGCTCTGCGCCGGGCTCATCGGATACCGGACTCTGCGGATGGCGGGCGACCCGCGCACGGTCGGAATATGGGGCTTCGGCGCGGCAGCGCATCTCGTGGCGCAGGTCGCACGTTTCGAGGGGCGCACGGTCTTCGCTTTCACGCGGCCGGGCGACACCGCCTCGCAGGAGTTCGCCCGCTCGCTCGGGGCCGCGTGGGCGGGGTCCTCGGACGATCCTCCTCCCGTGCCGCTCGACGCCGCGCTCGTCTTCGCGCCGGTCGGCGCGCTCGTCCCGGCCGCCCTCCGGTCGGTCCGGAAGGGGGGCGTCGTCGTGTGCGGTGGCATCCACATGTCGGACATCCCCGCGTTTCCCTACGCGCTTCTCTGGGGGGAGCGGGTCGTCCGCTCCGTCGCGAACCTGACCCGCAGGGACGGGGAGGAGTTCCTGGCGCTCGCGGCGCGCGCCGGAGTGAGAAGCCGGGTCCGGCCCTATCCGCTCGCCGACGCGAACGAGGCGCTCGCGGACCTGAGAGCGGGGCGGCTCGAAGGGGCTGCGGTGCTCGTGCCGTGA